The Carnobacterium divergens nucleotide sequence TAAAAACTGCAATATCAAAATGGGTTCCCCAAACGCGTCCTTGCACTAAAGAATGAGAGGAAACCTCCATCGCACATGTCGTCACGTTTTTTTTACGCATCTCACGAAATGTCTTTTGTAAGGTTAGACTATCTGGCGTTGTATTTTTTGTTTCAAAAATCTCATCACCAATTCTGCGATACATCGTTCCGATAACACCGGTTACTTCATGGTGGTCTCTAAAAATTTGATCAATCAAATGAGTGATTGTCGTTTTGCCATTTGTTCCTGTTACACCAATTAGTCTTAATTCATTACTAGGATGCTCATAAAATGCATCTGCTAAGATTGCCATTGCTCTCATTGTATTGGCTACATAAACAACAGGGACTGAAACATCAATTGGTTCACTTGCAACGATTAAAACAGCGCCTTTTTCAACCGCTTCTTTGGCAAATTCATGCCCATTAAATAACGCACCCTTGATACAAATAAATAATGACCCTGCCGTTATTTCTCGATTATCTTGGGTTAAGTTCATAATTTCTAGTTCTTTGGGAATTTCTTTTTCCACTGTTTTTAAAGTTAAATTGGCTACTAAATCAATAGCGTTCATTATTTCTCACCTTTTCTTCTTATCTAGGCGGAGCTAAGGTAACGTTAATCTCAGGTACACCTTCCATGTTAACATTTTCTGGTAAACTCTGAGTTGTTACAAAGCCGTCTCCATCGATTTTAAATTTTTGACCGGTTATTTCTGACACTTTAAGAACGTCATTTTTTGACCAGCCTGTCATATTTGGCATCGTCATCGCTCCGTTTGTCAAGAGCACTACTTTTTGACCTGCCAAAATAGTTGACTCTGGTAGAGGTAATTGCTGTACTATTGTATCACCATTTCCGATAATCGTCACATTTAATTTTTTATCCTCTAATGTTTTTAGTGCTTCTTCTTTCGCAACGCCTGTTACCTTACTCATTTCAACCTTATTAGACTCACTATCGTCAGGTTGATTGCTTAAATCTTGGTATTGTAATGCTCTTTTCATAATTGGGTTAAAAACATCTGCTACCATCCGTCCGCCTGTAACTGTGCCATCATATTTTTGTGGTTGCTTCATTGTAACGTATAGAACTAATTCTGGATCATCGGCTGGTGCCATTCCTACTACCGAGAAGATATAATTATTGTCTCCTGTATAATATTTTTTCGTATCAGGATTTACAATTTCGGCAGTGCCGGTTTTAGCCGCAATTTTATACCCGTCAATTTGGTATGCTTGACCTGTTCCATTCTCGCTATAGACCACATTTTGCAAGTATTCCAATTCTTTTTGTGCCGTTTCAGCAGTAATTGGTTCTCCTACTACAGTGGGTTTTGTAATGGTTTGCTTGCCTGTTTTTGGATCGACTGTTTTATCTACAAAATAAGGTTTCACCATTTTACCATTGTTGGCAATTGCGGAGTAGGCTTGCATCATTTGAAAGGCTGTCACCGTAACCCCTTGGCCAAAGGCTGTATTTGCCTTTTCTAACGGCCATTCATAAGGATTGCTTCCCGTACTTTCATTCGGCAAACCAGAATTGGTTGACTTTCCAATTCCAAAGGCGTCCATGTAATTTTTCCAAGTTCCTGCTCCCATTTGTTCCATCAAATTAACAAAGGCAACGTTACTTGAACGTTCTAATCCTTCTAAATAACTAATCTGACCCCATCCAACTTTATTGTGATCCCGAATTTCTCCACCTTCCACTTTTTTCACTCCAGACATAAAGGTCGCATTCGGATTAAATTTCCCTTCATTAAGTGCTGCAGCTAATGTTAAAACTTTCATTGTGGAACCTGGTTCAAATGTATCTTCTACTAATAAGTTTTGCCAAAAAGATAAATCTTCTAACGTTTCGGCGTTAAAAGAAGGACGCTGAGAAGCCGCCATAATCGCGCCCGTTTTTGGATTCATTAGAATGGCCGTCATACTTTTTGGAGCGTATTTTTCATTTACTTCTGTCATCGTATTTTCCATAAAGACTTGCATCCTATTATCTAAGGTTAAGTAAACGTCTTTTCCATCTTTTGGTTTTACTTCTTTAGGTTTTGTATTCGGTAATGAGTACCCAAAAGAATCTTTTTTGTATTCAATTTTTCCATCAGTACCTTTTAAAATGTTATTGTACGCTTGTTCTGTCCCCATAATCCCATCCAGGATATCGTTTTTGATTTCACCTGTTTCTGCATTTTTATCTACTTGTGCTAGTCCTACTAAATGAGAAGCAAAGGTTCCATTTGGATAGAAGCGGGTTGTGGTTTCATCAAAAACCAAACCGGTTAATTTATTTTTATCGATGTTGCTTTTAATTTCATAACTTAAATTTTTCCCAGCATTTCCAAATTCAACTTGATCGACATTTGGTGTATTTAAACGTTCTAAAATTTCTTCTTTACTCATATTAATATTTTGAGACAGCACTTCAGCTGTTTTTTCTTTGTCTACTACGTGATTGGGATGTTCCTTATCTTTTGACCATTTATCGGTTAAAACAGCGACTAACGAATAAGAAGTAGCATCTAATGCAACCGGTTTTCCACCTATATCATAGATAGTCCCACGTTTTGCCTTCAGTACACTACTTCTCGTATAAAGTTCATTTACTTTCTTCGACAGATTCTCACCGTTAATTTGTCCTTTAACCATAATGTAAGAAAATCGACTAATGAACACTACAAATAGCAACGCTGTAGTAAAAAATAGAATGACCGCAATTTTTTTTCGGTTTTTTTGTGGGTTTTTACTATTTTTCATTTCGAAACATTCCTTACATTATTCTCATTCATTTTCAATCCTGCCGCTCCTGCAATATTGTAAACACGATCATATCTTGATAATTCTTGAACCTCTTGATGTAAATTCTCATTTACTTTTGAAATATCCGCAATCTTCGTTGTCGTATCTTGCAATGAGCGATTGGTAGTAGCAATTGAAATCTGCATCGTAATACAAGCTGAAATCAGCGCAAAAGCAATAATTGCAACGGCTCCCAACAAGGCTTTTTCAAATTTCGTTACACCAGCTGTCCTGGGAGCAGGCATATGTATGCTTGTTTGATCAGGAATACTTGGAGATCTCTTTGGAATATCAACTTCTAGTTCTCTTGCTAAACTGCTATTTTGCGCCATATCGCTTTCTTCCCTTCTATTCGCTCATTTTATTTTAGTAGCTGTTTTTCTGCAACACGTAATTTTGCGCTTCTTGATCGATTGTTTTGTTCCAATTCTGCTTCACTTGGTAAAATTGGTTTACGTGTGATAATTTTTAATTCTGGTAAAAATTCTGTTGGCAACACTGGCAATCCTTTGGGTAAATCTGGCATTGCAGCGTGTTCTTTATAAATCGATTTCACAATTCTGTCTTCTAATGAATGGAATGAAATGACGCTGATTCTGCCACCAACTTTTAGCAACTCAATAGCACTTTCAAGAGAGTCTTCCACTGCTGATAATTCATCATTCACTGCAATTCGAATCGCTTGAAATACTCGCTTAGCAGGATGCCCGCCTTTTCTTCTTGCTGGTGCAGGAATAACTTCTTTAATAATTTCAACTAATTCACCTGTTGTTTCAATAGGCTTTTCTTCTCGCACTGCTTCGATTTTTCGTGCGATTTGTTTAGAAAATTTTTCTTCGCCATAGCGGTAGAAAATACGAACTAATTCATGATAAGACCACGTATTAACTACTTCTTTAGCTGTTAATGGGGCATCTGTATCCATTCGCATATCCAGAGGTGCGTCTTGATGATAACTAAATCCACGCTCTGCTTCATCTAATTGTGGAGAGGAAACGCCTAAGTCGTAAAGCACACCGTCAATTTCAAAAACACCCAAGTCATTTAAGGCTTCTTTAATCTCTCTAAAGTTTGACTTTACAAAAGTAACCATTCCTTTTTCTACAAATGTAGCTAATCTGATTTTTGCGTTTTCAATAGCTCGTTCATCTTGGTCAAACGCATATAAATGTCCTTCTTCTCCAAGTTGTGACAATAAGTACTCGCTATGCCCAGCGCCACCTAGTGTGCAATCCACGTATAGGCCATTTGGTTTTAGATTTAAACCGTCTACTGTTTCGTGTAACAATACGGTTTCGTGATTAAATGTTGTCATTTGTTTTCCCGCCTTTTTTAAAATCCAAAGTCGATCATGCTTTCTGCAATCTCATCAAAACTTTCTTCTGCTTCTTCTGAGAATTTTTCCCATCTATCTTGACTCCATATTTCTATTCGGTCAGAAACACCAATAACATGGCATACTTTTTCTAGTTCTGCATGTTCTCTTAACGTTTGAGGAATATTGATTCGTCCTTGCTTGTCTAATTCGCACTCTGTTGCTGCGGAATAAAAAAACCGAGTAAAAGCACGAGCATCTTTTTTTGCAAGTGGAAGTTGTTTTAGTTTTTCTTCAAGTGTAGTCCATTCTTTTTCTGGATAACCAAACAAACAGCCGTCCATTCCTCTTGTAATAATGAACTTTTCGCCTAAATCTTCACGAAATTTTGCTGGCATAATCAACCGACCTTTTGCATCGATATTATGCTTAAATTCACCCATTAGCATGTCTACACTCACCCCACTTTCAAGATACATTTTTAGTCTACCACATCGCCCCACTTTCCACCACTAATAACTTAAAATTTAAGAAAAAATAATTAATATATCATAGTTTTGACATAATAACCTTTGAAAACAAAGAAATCTTTCATATTGAAGAAAGTGGGGAGCTTTCCCATTTTTCATTTGATTAGTCGGTATGTACAAAATAAAAAAAGCTTTTTTCCTAATAAAATCGGAAAAAAGCTTCTCAAAATGACTTTTATTAAATAAATGTTTTAACTAAGTTGATGACAACAAGGACATAATATAGAATGAACGAAGAAATAAAAGTAAATCGCCAAAATAATTTAAAAAATTGGCTGTATAAAATTTCCCCTTTTTTTACAGCTAGCATCATTAAAATGACAATTCCTATTGCTAAAATAAAAATAGTGAAATACGGGAGCCAACTTTGATT carries:
- a CDS encoding penicillin-binding protein; the protein is MKNSKNPQKNRKKIAVILFFTTALLFVVFISRFSYIMVKGQINGENLSKKVNELYTRSSVLKAKRGTIYDIGGKPVALDATSYSLVAVLTDKWSKDKEHPNHVVDKEKTAEVLSQNINMSKEEILERLNTPNVDQVEFGNAGKNLSYEIKSNIDKNKLTGLVFDETTTRFYPNGTFASHLVGLAQVDKNAETGEIKNDILDGIMGTEQAYNNILKGTDGKIEYKKDSFGYSLPNTKPKEVKPKDGKDVYLTLDNRMQVFMENTMTEVNEKYAPKSMTAILMNPKTGAIMAASQRPSFNAETLEDLSFWQNLLVEDTFEPGSTMKVLTLAAALNEGKFNPNATFMSGVKKVEGGEIRDHNKVGWGQISYLEGLERSSNVAFVNLMEQMGAGTWKNYMDAFGIGKSTNSGLPNESTGSNPYEWPLEKANTAFGQGVTVTAFQMMQAYSAIANNGKMVKPYFVDKTVDPKTGKQTITKPTVVGEPITAETAQKELEYLQNVVYSENGTGQAYQIDGYKIAAKTGTAEIVNPDTKKYYTGDNNYIFSVVGMAPADDPELVLYVTMKQPQKYDGTVTGGRMVADVFNPIMKRALQYQDLSNQPDDSESNKVEMSKVTGVAKEEALKTLEDKKLNVTIIGNGDTIVQQLPLPESTILAGQKVVLLTNGAMTMPNMTGWSKNDVLKVSEITGQKFKIDGDGFVTTQSLPENVNMEGVPEINVTLAPPR
- the ftsL gene encoding cell division protein FtsL; the encoded protein is MAQNSSLARELEVDIPKRSPSIPDQTSIHMPAPRTAGVTKFEKALLGAVAIIAFALISACITMQISIATTNRSLQDTTTKIADISKVNENLHQEVQELSRYDRVYNIAGAAGLKMNENNVRNVSK
- the rsmH gene encoding 16S rRNA (cytosine(1402)-N(4))-methyltransferase RsmH, giving the protein MTTFNHETVLLHETVDGLNLKPNGLYVDCTLGGAGHSEYLLSQLGEEGHLYAFDQDERAIENAKIRLATFVEKGMVTFVKSNFREIKEALNDLGVFEIDGVLYDLGVSSPQLDEAERGFSYHQDAPLDMRMDTDAPLTAKEVVNTWSYHELVRIFYRYGEEKFSKQIARKIEAVREEKPIETTGELVEIIKEVIPAPARRKGGHPAKRVFQAIRIAVNDELSAVEDSLESAIELLKVGGRISVISFHSLEDRIVKSIYKEHAAMPDLPKGLPVLPTEFLPELKIITRKPILPSEAELEQNNRSRSAKLRVAEKQLLK
- the mraZ gene encoding division/cell wall cluster transcriptional repressor MraZ → MLMGEFKHNIDAKGRLIMPAKFREDLGEKFIITRGMDGCLFGYPEKEWTTLEEKLKQLPLAKKDARAFTRFFYSAATECELDKQGRINIPQTLREHAELEKVCHVIGVSDRIEIWSQDRWEKFSEEAEESFDEIAESMIDFGF
- a CDS encoding DUF3397 domain-containing protein; translated protein: MKLPIAIEELILYLLPIFLLWGLGKLIHKGLLVLKWNLKAPDLLVPFLFVGIHILSRLSFNQSWLPYFTIFILAIGIVILMMLAVKKGEILYSQFFKLFWRFTFISSFILYYVLVVINLVKTFI